TCCAGGCTTGATCTTGACAATAACAGTCAGGGGGTTTGGGGACATTTTGCCCTCCATTTAAAGAATGATTAATTAATAATGGGGTTTTGGCGAAACTAAGTTTATGGTTTAGCTTACGGTTTAGCGATCGCGTTTAACCCTATCTAGCTTTAAACTATAGAGCATTAACTAATTGGTATGACTGCAACTTGATGACAATCATCATTAATTCTACCCTATTTAGTTTATCAAAATTAGTTTTAACTGTCAAAATCTAAACATTGTTTACATTACTGTCCTCTGATCGCTGCCCTCTCCTTGCTAGGGTTCCATTTTCTACATATTTCTTAATATTTTTAGCTAATTGTTTCTGCTATACTGTGTAAAGTTAGGCGAAAATGCAATGCTCTCAAAGAGCTGCTACGGGATGCTCTAAAGAGACGCTAAGCGAACACATGTTTCACTATCAAACCAGTGAATCGACTGGGGTGGTATTGCCAGGGTAACCTCTTCTGTTTCCCAAGTTAAATTATTTGGTAATAAGGCTCGGATGCTGAGAGAGTCTGACCCCTTAACTCGAACACTAATTAAATTATACATCCCTAGATTTTCCACCAGGTAGATTCGACCCTCAATCCTATATTTATTCTCAGGTTGAGCTAGAGCCAGATCTTCTGGACGGATACCTAGAACAATCTGTGACGGAACTTGAGGCAAATTCGGCAAAGAAATTTTGACCTGACCCAAGAGGGCATAATTACCCTGACAGTTAAGTCTCAGTAAGTTCATTTGGGGAGAACCGACAAAACTAGCCACAAACTGATTTGCTGGCTGGTTGTAAATGCCCTCGGGTGTATCTAGCTGTTGCAGCTTACCCTCAGATAACACAGCAATCTTAGTTGAGAGGGTCATCGCTTCCGTTTGGTCATGAGTAACATAAACCACCGGTGCCTTTTGAGCAACAAATAGCTGCTTCAAATCTGCCCTAACTTGCTCTCGCAGCAAAGCATCCAAGTTACTCAGAGGTTCGTCCAACAAAAACACAGCCGGTTGGCGCACCAATGCCCTGCCCAGAGCAACCCGCTGGCGCTGACCACCAGATAGCTGACTAGGCTTACGCTCCATCAAATTTTCCAATCCCAGTTTACCAGCTACTTCCTGCACCAGGCTCCGAATTTGGTCAGAAGGGACTTTATGGAGTTTCAGACTAGCTGCCATATTGTCATATACGGTCATATGAGGATAGAGAGCATAGCTTTGGAAAACCATAGCGATATTGCGATCGCCTGGTCTGACATGAGTAACATCCCGTCCATTGATAATTACTTTGCCATGGGTGGGTTGCTCTAACCCAGCAATTAGTCGCAGCATAGTCGATTTACCACATCCCGATGGCCCAAGTAGGGTCAGAAATTCTCCTTCATCCACTTCTAAGCTAATGTCTTTAACTGGGATTACGTTACCCTTGTTAGTCTTGTAGATTTTATTAATATTATGTAGTTCTAGTTTAGCCATACTATCTGGAGGTTATTTGGTTGAAGGTTGGGAGGTTGAAGGTTGGGAGGTTGAAGGTTTAAGGTTATTTGGTTGAAGGTTGAAGGTTTGGAGGTTGTTTGGTTGAAGGTTGAAGGTTGGGAGGTTAAAGGTTGAGCGTGGAACTTACGGTCTTGATGCAGTGGCTGATGGTTTTGGAAGTGTGTGGGGAAAAGCGCGATCGCATTACTTCCGCCATACGGCACTGCCTCCCCAAGACCGCGCTACATCGCTTTTGCAATTAGGCAAAATTCGCGGGAAAATTATACTCTCCTTCCATCTACCCATCAATGTTTACAATTCCGATGCAAACAGAAACGATCTTAGGGGGGTCAAGTTTCAAAACTGTCAATCAATACGATAATCTCCTTCATCCTCGCGGATTCGGTTTTGATCAGGGTAGGTTTTTAGATATGCCATGAAGCCTGTAATTTGTCCGCTGCACTTCTGGCATAGATCAAATAGTTGTGTAAACTGAGATTGATGAATGTAACCAGCATCAAGAGCAACATAAGCTTGAGAACGTAGTTCACCCGCAGAGCCTCTAGCTCGACCTAAAAACTCAATAAAAAGACGTTGTGTCCGACTCTCAAAGCCCTCAGCAATATTTGACATGATAGAAACCGCTGCACGACGCATCTGGTTGCACAAACCAAAATCACGGGAAAACTCTCCCTCCTTTGACAATGCGTAAACCAACCTTGTTAACTCCCGTGCTGTCTGCCATCCCTGAATTTCTTCAAATCGTTTTATCGTTCCCATACTCTTTCAAACTCAAAAGATTCAATCTTAAAAAATTCAATCTTAAAACCTTCCCTACAAAGAACGCCAAGGCCGAACAACCTCCAACCCTCCAAACCTTGGCCTATTGGCCACGCTACGCGAACAACCTCCAACCTTCAACCAAACAACCTCCAACCAAACAACCCTCCAACCAAACAACCTCCAACCAAACAACCCTCCAACCAAACAACCCTCCAACCTTCAACCCTCCAACCAAACAACCCTCCAACCAAACAACCCTCCAACCAAACAACCTCCAACCCTCCAACCTCCAACCTTCAACCTTCAACCTTCAACCTTCAACCTTCAACCTTCAACCCTCCAAACCTTCAACCTTCAACCCTCCAAACCTTCAACCCCAAAGAGTTAACCCTTAACTGCTCCCGATGTTAAACCTTGGACAATTTTACCTTGGAAAAACATTACTAATACCACTAGGGGAAATGTTCCTATAACTGTCATAGCCGCAATCGCACCGTAGGGAATTTCTTTTCCCAGAGAACCACTTAACTGAGCCGCAGCAACGGGAAGGGTTTTCATAGATTCTTGGCTAATGAAAGTGAGGGCTAAAATAAATTCATTCCAAGCAAAAATAAAGGTAAGTATTCCTGTTGTTACTAAAGCTGGAACGGTTAGAGGTAATAGAATTTCGATTAGAATTTGCCAGGTGCTATAGCCATCCACTTTAGCAGCATCTTCTAGCTCTCGCGGTAGCTGTTGAAAAAAACTTCGCATCACTAATAGGGTGAGAGGAAGGTTGATAGCTGTATAGGAAACAATTAGGCTTATATAATTATTTCCTAGTTTCATAATCTGGATAATTTCCAGAAGTCCTAGGAATATCAAAATAAAGGGAAATAAGGTAATAATTATAATCCCGGCAATGATGATTTTTTCTCCCCTTAGGGTTAACCGTGCTAAGGCGTAAGCAGCGGGAGTTCCTATCCCTAAACACAATAGTGTGGAAGCAATTGATACAAAGGCGCTGTTGAAAATATAGTGGACTAGGGGACGGCGGGTAAATAAGTTTATATAGTGGTCAAGTGTATACCGTGTGGGGAAGTAAATATTGGGAAGGGAAGAGATATCTTGGTTGACTTTGATGGAGGTGAGGAATTGCCAGAGGAGTGGTGCTAGGCAGAAAATTACCAATAAAATGATTCCTAGGGGCAGGATAATTAGTTTGATAATGTTAATTTCGTTAATTTGTTTAGTTTTGGCTTGAGGGGATGATGAGTTAGGCAGAATAGTCATTACTTACGTGAGCTTAGGGCTATAATAACTACCGTGGTTACCAGTATCAAAAAGGTTACTACCACAAGGGCAGCACCATAACCAAAGTCTAGATAATCCATGACAGTGGTATAGATGTAGAGAGATACAACTTCTGTAGCTCCTCCGGGACCACCTCCAGTCATGACTTTGATCAGGTCGAAGACTCCGAAAGCTTGGGCAAAGCGGAACAGTAGGGAAATTAGGATTTGGGGCGTCAATAGCGGTAGAGTAATTTGCTTGAAACTTTGCCAGGGTGTAGCACCGTCTAGGGCATGGGCTTCGTATAGGTCTTGGGGAATAGACTGCAAGCCAGCTAGGAGCAAAATGCTGATGAAGGGTGTAGTTTTCCAAACGTCTGCGGCAATCACTGCCATCATCGCTGTTGTAGGGTATCCTAGCCAGTTGATTCCGTCTTGAATAATACCTAGACGCAGTAAGATATCATTCCAAACCCCAAACTGGTCATTAAACATCCAAGCCCAGACTAGACCGATCAAAGCAGTTGGCAAGGCCCAAGGCAGGATGGCGATGGTGCGCACAATACCCCTTCCTTTAAAGGTTTGATTCAAAATTAATGCGATCGCAATTCCTAGCACCAGTTCCAGAGCAACAGATACTGAGGTGAAAATCGCAGTATTCCAGAGACTGTGCCAGAAGCGACCATCCCCCATCATTCGCCCATAATTATTCAGACCAGAAAAGACCGGTTGTAGCTGTGTCCCTAGATTCTTAGTGAATAAACTTAACCAGAACGAACGCAAAATAGGATAGCCATAGACTAGCAGGAGTAGTAGCAACGCTGGTGTTACCAACAGCCACCCTGTCCTTTGCTCCTGTACTCTTATCGGATCAGTTTTCATTCAACCTTTTTGAATTAAGAATTAAGAATTAAGAATTGATAATTAAGAATTAAGAATTAAGAATTAAGAATTAAGAATTCTACATTCTAAATTTTACCTTCTACATTCTAAATTTTACCTTCTGCCTTCTAAATTTTACCTTCTACATTCTAAATACCTTCTGCCTTCTACCTTCTACATTCTAAATACCTTCTGCCTTCTACCTTCTACATTCTACCTTCTGCCTTCTTCATTCTTCATTCTACCTTCTGCCTTCTTCATTCTTCATTCTACCTTCTGCCTTCTTCATTCTTCATTCTAAATTCTTCATTCTTCATTCTACCGACAACAGCCTACGGGTTTCATCAGCTGCTGCTTTCATCGTTTTTTCAGCACTGAGTTTGGGATTAGTTAGCACAGCATTGAGGTACCGTTGTAAAATATCCGATACCTGAGAATATTGGGCAACTGGTGGACGCAAAACAGCCCCCTCTAACACGTCTAGCAATTTTGGATAGTGGGGATATTTCGCAACAATGTCTGGGTCTGCAAACAACTTCCGTCGGGTCGGGAGATAGCCAGTTTCTAGAGTATACCGACGCTGGACTTTCTCACTGGTGAAATACTCAATAGCTCTCCAGGCTTCCTGAGGATGTTTGGAAGATTTAGCAATTCCCAAACCCCAACCTCCTAAGCAAGCACCAGCTTTGCCACCAGGACCATGAACCATAGGGCTAATGCCAATCTTGCCTTTGACCTTTGAACCCTCTTGATTTGCCAATGACCAAACATAGGGCCAATTCCTCAGAAATACCGCATCCCCATTTTGAAACAACAGTCGTGTTTCTTCTTCCCGATAGGTAGTGACACCAGGGGGTGACATCCCTTGTTTTATCGTGCTGCGCAGAAACTCGACAGCTTTAATAGCTTCCGGTTTATCCAAACCCACTTCCAAGGTTTCCGGATCAACCCAGAAACCACCAAAGCCTGCAAGTATCTCCACAAACATGGCTGACAACCCTTCATATTGACGACCTTGCCAAAGATAGCCCCATTTTGGATCATGGTTTTCCTGCAATTGTTGGGAAATGTTGACCAACTGCTCAAAGGTTTTTGGGGCTTGGAATTCAGCTTGCTCTAGCAAATCCTTACGATAGTAGAGCATACCACCATCGGAACGGAATGGTATGCGGTATAGTTTCCCCTGGTAGCGTCCTGAATCGACTGCTTTATCCAGAAATTCCTTTAAATACTCCTTACTAACTCGGTCTGATAGGTCTAGTAACCACCCTGCAGCGGCAAATTTAGGAGCCCAAATCACGTCCATGTTAATCAGGTCATAGGGTGAATCTCCTAAGATGAAAGCAGAGGTATAGAGGTCTTCTGTTAAGTCAGAGTTTAATGGTCCTTCGATCAGTTCGATTTGAATATCTGGATTCTCTGCCTCAAAATTCTTGACCAGTAGTTCCTGCCAATAGGAAAATTCCCCTGCTCCCATCAATAGGGTGAGTTTAACAGGGTGCTGGGTCAGCGCTGGTAGCCCCCAAGACTGGGACAGGATCACACTGGCAACCAGGATTCCCAAAAGAACCAGGATTACCACAGGTCTAAGCAGTTTAGTGAAACCTTGGCCTAATTTGTTGCTCTTTCTCATGGGAAAACTGCTATAAACGTAAGCATTCAGCGTGTCGCGTATCAGCACCTCAAGTATCAGCTTTTGAATAAGCGATGCAGAGGTGCGACCCGTGGCGAATTTAATTACGGGTCAAACGCACCATTACGGTCTTGGGCAGGCAGTGCGGTCTTGGGGAGGCAGCGCGGTCTTGGGGGTTTCCACGGGGCTTACAAGGTGCGGACGCAGGTTCCGCACACAGCCCCTCCCCATGAGCGACTGCCGTTCCCCCCATGAGCAACTGCCGTGGTTTCCCCCATGAGCGACTGCCGTTCCACGGGGCAAACAGCGGTGCGTCGCGGTGTTCCGTACACAGACCCATGGGCCATGAGCAACTGCCGTGGTTTCCCCCACTCCCGCTTGGGATCAAGACAACAGGTAACCATTTGTTTAATAGTCACGAAAGTCACAGCGTCGAAACCTGTGCCACAAAGCACCTCAAGTAGCGTGAGCCTTTAGCTGACGGCTGACGGCTGACGGCTGACGGCTGATAGCTTACCGATAGACAACCAAGGTCGTCCTGAATCAGCGCGTCGCAGCATTCATCAGTTTACCATCAACTATTCGACTCTGTAGGAGATTCATACAGATCGGCTTTGCTCCGAGCAAAACTATGGGGAAGCTCAGAAGAGCAAAGATAATTGTTGATAACACGATTCGTGTCAGGAAGACTTTATCGATTGTAGATTCGTTCATGATTACATGCTTACCTTAAACAAGTTCTAGTACTGGCCGTGAACTCAATGGCTAGGTAAAATTACAGGCCCCGTAGCAGGTATTTTCCTGCTTTTTGCTCCGTACACAAATAATCTACCGATCTCACCAAGAGCAGTCGATAACTAAAAGTTAAGGAAAGTTATGGAGTTGCCCTCGGATTGGACTTAAATCAAACATTAGGTATACCCAATCGCTAACATAACGCAGATGCGATCGCAAACCCCTGAGCTTCAAACTAGAACAAAACGCTGGAAATCAAGCTACCGTTCAAAACAAACGAAAAGCTGACATGATCAGCGTTTTTAAGTTGGCATTTTTAAGTTGGCATTCAGCGTGTCGCGTATCAGCACCTCAAGTATCAGCTTTTGAATAAAAGAGGTAAGCATTGGTTTAATCTCTGTTACCTCAGCTTATGGGCAAATCCCCAGACTTTCAATTCTCATTAATCTCGAACTCTTAAATTCTATCCTTAGAGGTTTATTTGAAGCTGACTGCTGACTGCTGACTGCTGACTGCTGACGGTACTAGTCATTGAGTTTTAAGTAGCTATCCTAAGGGAGTAATTGTGAACGGGTCTACAATCCAAAAATTAATCTTGGCACCAGTCTTCATTTCAACTACACTCTTTTGTGTCTTCACCTTACCTGTAGCCATATTTGGTGAAGAGTCCCTCACCATCCGCATCCAAGATGAACTATTTTTCCATGGTAAGGTCAAGGATGCGGCAGCTCCTTACTTGGGACTAGCGATGTTAATCAGTTTGGGAGTAGGTATCTCTAATGCTACTTTAGCTGGGTGGCAGGACTCTTCCCGGAAGTCAGCTACCATTGAATCTGAGTTAGACAGTATCGAGCAAGCTCTTCAGGAAAAGGAAAAGTTAATTCAACAACTACAAGTTTCAACATCCGAGCTGAACACACAGAAGCAACAGAAGCTAGATAATGTGGTCGCTTATGAAGAAGTAAAATTTCCTTCAGGTGCCAGTGTACCGATGGCAAAAAAGGTTTCTGGGACCGTAGTCATGGAGAAACCGATAACAGTTATGGAACCGTTAGTAATTACCCAGGAACCAGTGCTTGAAAACCTAGGGAGGTCATGGCAACAGAGTAAGGTAAAAGCTGGAATCTATCAGTTTGCCTCTGCTCAAACTTTCTTAGGCTACACCAAGGGATGCAGTCGGCCAAAGGGAGTTTCCCCCATTCGCGACGGCATCAAGAATACTTCTGATGCTTCTGAACAATCCACAAGCATCAGAAATCCTCAAGTTCTGGCGAAAGACATTGTGCTAGTTGAAGCACTCCAAAGTCAAATCCAAAACCTATCGGCTCAGCTAGAATCTCTCCAAACATCTCTAAAAGCAGCACCCCAAGTCTCTGAGCAAGCTAAAGTTGCAGCTTAGATAATAAGTCAGCTATCAGCTATCAGCACCTCAAGTATCAGCTATCAGCTATTATCAGCTATTATCAGCTATTGGCTATCAGCTATTATCAGCTATTGGCCAAGCTACGGAAACAGCTTTTTAATAAAGGAAGCTGACCGCTGACCGCTGACCGCTGACCACTGACCACTGACCACTGACCGCTGACCGCTGACCGCTGACCGCTGAATGCTTACAAAATATCAGCAGCACTTTATAGGCGGTCTTTACTTTAAAAAGACCGCCTATGACTATAATAAGCATCTTATATTAAGTACAGTTAATCACTTTTACAATCGGTTATATTAATTGTTAATTAATAATTGGCAATTTTATTTTTAGAAACGATATAGCTTTGATCATAATTTGATCATACTTACAGCGTTTTTCATAACTATGAGGTACACAGGCTTTTTTCCCTGTTCCCTGTTCCCTGTTCCCTGTTTCCTGTTCCCTACTCCCTGCTCCCTAAAACCTAACATTTTGTACCTCACGACCTTGAAAATTGCTATATTAAACTTTGCTCAGAGGCATTTTCCCATCCTTAACCTCAAGCAGATTTGACCCAGAAGATTGCACTAGCTCAATTTCCAGACCTTCCCGCGCCATAATCGTATTAGAAAACTCCTTAACAGCCTGTTCTCCGATATGGTCCAAAACATCATCATTATGCAGGGGGTCATGATGGAAGATAACCAATTTTTTGGCATTAGCAGCTCGAGCAACATTAATAGCTTCCTGCCAGGTGGAATGTCCCCAACCCATTTTGCTTGATACCTCAGAGTAGTATTCTTCATTCGTGTAGGCAGCGTCGTAAATCATCACGTCCGCATGACGGGCCAGCCGCAGGACATTTTTATCTAAACCCTCTTCGAGATGTTCTGTGTCAGTGATGTAGGCAGCTGAATAGCCTCGCCAGTTAACTCGATAGCCAACGGCTTCACCAGGATGGTTCAAGGGCGCATTTTCTACCGTAATCTCACCAATCTTGACTGTTTCTCCGATCTCAAGGTTATAGAACTTCTTTTTCGATTGCATAATTTGCAAGGGAACTGGAAAATTTGGGTGGGTCATCTGATCAGTTAGACGATTCTCGATGGTCGCACCGTTAGGTGCGCGGGTGCCATAAATATGGAAACAATTCTTTTTAATAAAGGCAGGGGTAAAGAAAGGGAAACCCTGAATATGATCCCAATGAGAGTGGGTAAAAAATAGATGAGCTTCTACCGGCATCTCCTTGAGTAGAGACTCTCCCAAAACTCGCAACCCTGTGCCACCATCAAAAATCAGACGCTCACGACCAACTCGCATCTCTATACAAGGTGTGTTGCCTCCATACCGAACTGTTTCTGGTCCTGGACAGGCAATACTACCTCTGACGCCCCAAAAACGAATAGTGAATAAGTTGTGGGTATTAGACATAATTTTTCCTTGCAGGCTTTTGCAGTTAGTTGATCAGTGAGGGTTTTCTGACGAAGAGGGTGTCAGTGTATGGTAATCCAGGAAGGGGCAAACGTAAAGCTAGAATAGTCAAGTACCCTAAGCCCAAGTCCTATTTGCCCTTAGCTTTTTT
The sequence above is a segment of the Moorena sp. SIOASIH genome. Coding sequences within it:
- a CDS encoding ABC transporter ATP-binding protein, giving the protein MAKLELHNINKIYKTNKGNVIPVKDISLEVDEGEFLTLLGPSGCGKSTMLRLIAGLEQPTHGKVIINGRDVTHVRPGDRNIAMVFQSYALYPHMTVYDNMAASLKLHKVPSDQIRSLVQEVAGKLGLENLMERKPSQLSGGQRQRVALGRALVRQPAVFLLDEPLSNLDALLREQVRADLKQLFVAQKAPVVYVTHDQTEAMTLSTKIAVLSEGKLQQLDTPEGIYNQPANQFVASFVGSPQMNLLRLNCQGNYALLGQVKISLPNLPQVPSQIVLGIRPEDLALAQPENKYRIEGRIYLVENLGMYNLISVRVKGSDSLSIRALLPNNLTWETEEVTLAIPPQSIHWFDSETCVRLASL
- a CDS encoding four helix bundle protein, which encodes MSKEGEFSRDFGLCNQMRRAAVSIMSNIAEGFESRTQRLFIEFLGRARGSAGELRSQAYVALDAGYIHQSQFTQLFDLCQKCSGQITGFMAYLKTYPDQNRIREDEGDYRID
- a CDS encoding carbohydrate ABC transporter permease translates to MTILPNSSSPQAKTKQINEINIIKLIILPLGIILLVIFCLAPLLWQFLTSIKVNQDISSLPNIYFPTRYTLDHYINLFTRRPLVHYIFNSAFVSIASTLLCLGIGTPAAYALARLTLRGEKIIIAGIIIITLFPFILIFLGLLEIIQIMKLGNNYISLIVSYTAINLPLTLLVMRSFFQQLPRELEDAAKVDGYSTWQILIEILLPLTVPALVTTGILTFIFAWNEFILALTFISQESMKTLPVAAAQLSGSLGKEIPYGAIAAMTVIGTFPLVVLVMFFQGKIVQGLTSGAVKG
- a CDS encoding sugar ABC transporter permease gives rise to the protein MKTDPIRVQEQRTGWLLVTPALLLLLLVYGYPILRSFWLSLFTKNLGTQLQPVFSGLNNYGRMMGDGRFWHSLWNTAIFTSVSVALELVLGIAIALILNQTFKGRGIVRTIAILPWALPTALIGLVWAWMFNDQFGVWNDILLRLGIIQDGINWLGYPTTAMMAVIAADVWKTTPFISILLLAGLQSIPQDLYEAHALDGATPWQSFKQITLPLLTPQILISLLFRFAQAFGVFDLIKVMTGGGPGGATEVVSLYIYTTVMDYLDFGYGAALVVVTFLILVTTVVIIALSSRK
- a CDS encoding ABC transporter substrate-binding protein, giving the protein MRKSNKLGQGFTKLLRPVVILVLLGILVASVILSQSWGLPALTQHPVKLTLLMGAGEFSYWQELLVKNFEAENPDIQIELIEGPLNSDLTEDLYTSAFILGDSPYDLINMDVIWAPKFAAAGWLLDLSDRVSKEYLKEFLDKAVDSGRYQGKLYRIPFRSDGGMLYYRKDLLEQAEFQAPKTFEQLVNISQQLQENHDPKWGYLWQGRQYEGLSAMFVEILAGFGGFWVDPETLEVGLDKPEAIKAVEFLRSTIKQGMSPPGVTTYREEETRLLFQNGDAVFLRNWPYVWSLANQEGSKVKGKIGISPMVHGPGGKAGACLGGWGLGIAKSSKHPQEAWRAIEYFTSEKVQRRYTLETGYLPTRRKLFADPDIVAKYPHYPKLLDVLEGAVLRPPVAQYSQVSDILQRYLNAVLTNPKLSAEKTMKAAADETRRLLSVE
- a CDS encoding MBL fold metallo-hydrolase, with the translated sequence MSNTHNLFTIRFWGVRGSIACPGPETVRYGGNTPCIEMRVGRERLIFDGGTGLRVLGESLLKEMPVEAHLFFTHSHWDHIQGFPFFTPAFIKKNCFHIYGTRAPNGATIENRLTDQMTHPNFPVPLQIMQSKKKFYNLEIGETVKIGEITVENAPLNHPGEAVGYRVNWRGYSAAYITDTEHLEEGLDKNVLRLARHADVMIYDAAYTNEEYYSEVSSKMGWGHSTWQEAINVARAANAKKLVIFHHDPLHNDDVLDHIGEQAVKEFSNTIMAREGLEIELVQSSGSNLLEVKDGKMPLSKV